The following proteins are co-located in the Peromyscus eremicus chromosome 13, PerEre_H2_v1, whole genome shotgun sequence genome:
- the Tyms gene encoding thymidylate synthase has product MPAAGSEMQSAAQQQGAEAPPHGELQYLGQVEHILRCGFKKEDRTGTGTLSVFGMQARYSLRDEFPLLTTKRVFWKGVLEELLWFIKGSTNAKELSSKGVRIWDANGSRDFLDSLGFSARQEGDLGPVYGFQWRHFGADYKDMDSDYSGQGVDQLQKVIDTIKTNPDDRRIIMCAWNPKDLPLMALPPCHALCQFYVVNGELSCQLYQRSGDMGLGVPFNIASYALLTYMIAHITGLKPGDFVHTLGDAHIYLNHIEPLKIQLQREPRPFPKLKILRKVETIDDFKVEDFQIEGYNPHPMIKMEMAV; this is encoded by the exons ATGCCGGCTGCGGGCTCCGAGATGCAGTCCGCCGCTCAGCAGCAGGGCGCAGAGGCACCGCCGCACGGGGAGCTGCAGTACCTGGGGCAGGTGGAGCACATTTTGCGCTGCGGTTTCAAGAAGGAGGACCGCACGGGCACTGGCACCTTGTCCGTGTTCGGCATGCAGGCGCGATACAGCCTGAGAG ATGAATTTCCTCTGCTCACAACCAAACGAGTGTTCTGGAAGGGTGTTTTGGAGGAGTTGCTGTGGTTTATCAAG GGATCCACAAATGCTAAAGAACTGTCCTCCAAGGGAGTGAGAATCTGGGATGCCAACGGGTCCCGAGATTTTCTGGACAGCCTGGGATTCTCTGCACGGCAGGAAGGGGACCTGGGCCCAGTTTATGGTTTCCAATGGAGACATTTTGGAGCAGACTACAAAGACATGGACTCAG ATTACTCGGGTCAAGGAGTCGACCAGCTGCAAAAAGTGATTGACACCATCAAAACCAACCCTGATGACAGAAGAATCATCATGTGTGCCTGGAACCCAAAAG ATCTTCCCCTGATGGCACTGCCTCCCTGCCATGCCCTGTGTCAATTCTATGTGGTCAATGGGGAGTTGTCTTGCCAGCTTTACCAGCGGTCAGGAGATATGGGCCTGGGCGTGCCCTTCAACATTGCCAGCTATGCCCTGCTCACCTACATGATTGCACACATCACGGGCCTGAAG CCAGGTGATTTTGTCCATACTTTGGGAGATGCACATATTTACCTGAATCACATCGAGCCACTGAAAATTCAG cttCAGCGAGAGCCAAGACCTTTCCCAAAACTCAAAATCCTTCGAAAAGTTGAGACAATTGATGATTTCAAAGTTGAAGACTTTCAGATTGAAGGTTATAATCCACATCCAATGATTAAAATGGAAATGGCTGTTTAG